One window from the genome of Pseudomonadota bacterium encodes:
- a CDS encoding acetate--CoA ligase family protein, whose translation MLDALFKPKAVAVIGASAKELHIGNQIIRNLLEFGFKGSVYPINPKADEIRGVKAYKSILDVPTDVDVVHMAIPASFVPQAIEDCGRKGVKMVVLNGGGFSETGSIGAAIEEDCMARAKRNDIRIFGPNCQGIINTDPEVRAYCNFTFTKPEPGSLSIVALSGGVASFIHQAFADMGIGTRMYASNGNACDVSIPEIIRYFGKDEGTRVIVLYVEGLKEPRAFLEVAQMTAEKKPILAMKSGRTEEGARAASSHTGGIAKQEMTTDLIFEKAGIISFRDEAELCQAGAVFATQPIPRGNRVGVITNTGGPAVIATDVLAACGLKIPHLSEKTILILKDKLFSEASINNPLDVLATAEAHHFRAAIDSMMNEDGIDSIYINFVTAPFVDPDSIAVEIVEANRQYKKPIVCNLMTDKNQWTRTVSILKDGGVPIYDFPGAAAKALAALTKYAEIRKRKTGKVVQFKDTDKIKVKNIIGKAQAEGRKILSAADVYGVLAAYNIPVADWQIVDNTADAEKIAAKIGFPVVVKIDSESVIHKSDQGGVATNLCDGRSVRSAVKKMERRFKNIRDIRFLVQKYLPKGTEVIVGAKAEEELGHLIMFGIGGINVEITRDTVFKLSPVTTVDVQEMFASLKAAPIINGARGKKALDKKGVTEIIQHISQLVTEVPEIQELDLNPVIVYEDHVCVVDARMIL comes from the coding sequence ATGTTAGACGCATTATTCAAACCAAAGGCAGTAGCTGTTATCGGCGCTTCTGCAAAAGAGCTTCACATCGGCAATCAAATCATCAGGAACCTGCTGGAATTCGGGTTTAAGGGGAGCGTTTACCCGATTAACCCCAAGGCCGATGAAATCCGGGGAGTTAAAGCGTACAAATCCATTCTGGATGTGCCTACCGATGTTGACGTGGTACACATGGCCATCCCGGCTTCATTCGTGCCCCAGGCAATTGAGGATTGCGGAAGAAAAGGGGTTAAGATGGTTGTCCTCAATGGAGGAGGCTTTTCAGAGACTGGTTCTATAGGAGCAGCCATAGAAGAGGATTGTATGGCAAGAGCCAAACGAAATGACATAAGGATATTTGGTCCTAACTGCCAGGGCATTATCAATACCGACCCTGAAGTCAGGGCTTACTGTAATTTTACATTCACAAAGCCTGAACCTGGTTCACTTTCCATAGTGGCCTTAAGCGGTGGAGTTGCTTCATTTATACACCAGGCATTTGCCGATATGGGCATTGGAACGAGGATGTATGCATCTAACGGAAATGCCTGCGATGTTTCAATTCCGGAAATTATCAGGTATTTCGGGAAAGATGAGGGGACACGGGTAATTGTGTTATACGTGGAGGGGCTCAAAGAGCCTCGTGCCTTTCTCGAAGTGGCACAGATGACTGCAGAAAAGAAACCTATTCTTGCCATGAAATCAGGTCGCACAGAAGAAGGGGCAAGGGCAGCCTCCTCTCATACAGGGGGCATTGCAAAGCAGGAGATGACCACTGATCTTATTTTTGAAAAGGCAGGTATAATCAGTTTCCGGGATGAAGCAGAGCTATGTCAGGCAGGAGCTGTTTTTGCAACTCAGCCGATTCCCCGTGGGAACAGGGTAGGGGTTATAACAAATACAGGCGGTCCGGCAGTCATTGCCACAGATGTGCTTGCAGCATGCGGCCTTAAGATACCCCATCTTTCAGAAAAAACAATACTCATACTAAAAGACAAACTATTTTCTGAGGCATCGATCAATAATCCTTTAGATGTGCTGGCCACTGCCGAGGCACATCATTTCAGAGCCGCAATAGATTCGATGATGAATGAAGACGGGATTGACAGCATCTATATCAATTTTGTAACAGCGCCCTTTGTTGATCCGGATAGCATTGCCGTAGAGATTGTCGAGGCAAACAGGCAATATAAAAAACCTATCGTGTGCAACCTTATGACAGACAAGAACCAGTGGACCAGAACCGTGAGCATACTCAAAGACGGCGGTGTTCCTATTTATGACTTCCCTGGTGCAGCTGCAAAAGCACTTGCAGCGCTGACGAAATATGCTGAGATTCGCAAGCGTAAGACCGGCAAGGTTGTTCAGTTCAAAGATACGGATAAGATAAAAGTAAAAAATATTATCGGAAAAGCACAGGCTGAGGGACGTAAAATACTATCTGCTGCTGATGTTTATGGAGTTCTGGCTGCCTACAATATACCCGTTGCAGACTGGCAGATAGTGGATAACACTGCTGATGCTGAAAAAATAGCTGCGAAAATAGGATTTCCTGTAGTGGTAAAAATAGATTCTGAGTCTGTTATTCATAAGAGTGATCAGGGCGGCGTAGCAACAAATCTTTGTGATGGACGCTCTGTAAGATCGGCTGTGAAAAAAATGGAAAGAAGGTTTAAGAATATACGGGACATCAGATTTCTTGTCCAGAAATATCTCCCGAAAGGCACAGAGGTCATTGTAGGAGCAAAGGCTGAAGAAGAACTCGGACATCTTATTATGTTCGGCATCGGTGGTATAAATGTCGAAATTACAAGGGATACGGTTTTCAAGCTGTCCCCTGTGACTACCGTGGATGTGCAGGAAATGTTCGCTTCTTTAAAGGCAGCGCCGATAATCAATGGTGCAAGAGGTAAAAAGGCCCTGGATAAAAAGGGGGTTACAGAGATCATTCAACACATATCGCAACTGGTTACCGAAGTGCCGGAAATTCAGGAACTGGATCTTAATCCGGTAATTGTTTATGAGGATCATGTCTGTGTTGTGGATGCCAGAATGATTTTATAG
- a CDS encoding GNAT family N-acetyltransferase, translated as MTLSDQILEIRERMKKSGVGLKSTLSVIDMTFEDQIKRLDASSPYETFKDLSTLIDRTVRGAKIERFLPRDNSRHFHTLEIHTENGEILGYLNMLYIKRYVPCYYLIYVEIMPSFRGLGLGNKILNAFIEFLKERKAIGLLDNIVPREDAAYEIYTRLGWKALSDFVGNDIIKEWQNYMVFVPETVVSHSLKDHLIRILFNLKKKKAFINMHDNEDMVKRTIEEFHAVYETLTKLFNEELESGVSTPLMRFMFTRFTTKFLGFQRRITSLIGYTGGESLGQISFPDNIRNLSIQPYSQWQLDEEDAGIWGDEGALRSLPGKLKEEPTYFIESLPFYRRPYLYNYRENMKIWPQQALKISDLLSLGFDPSRLKEFRHKGQNYIFERISPIFFSSIVRQRTFLRKIEKSLSGLSIRGTTIRINPILLIFRDSGNIYVLRKQVEGIHSQEALDQIKTIPYLKEINRGINIDSVIVNTIKDTRDWLRKKFHSGFTQEIEDLTYFVPWDIENNLSKVHVHVSGVSLGTLWIA; from the coding sequence ATGACTCTCTCTGATCAGATTTTGGAAATACGGGAAAGAATGAAAAAAAGCGGTGTAGGCCTGAAAAGCACCCTGTCTGTCATTGATATGACTTTCGAAGACCAGATAAAAAGGCTTGACGCATCTTCTCCCTATGAAACCTTCAAAGATCTCAGCACATTGATTGACCGGACCGTTCGGGGAGCCAAGATCGAGCGTTTTCTGCCAAGAGATAACAGCAGGCATTTTCACACCCTCGAGATACATACTGAAAATGGAGAAATACTTGGTTATCTCAACATGTTATACATAAAAAGATATGTACCTTGCTACTACCTTATTTATGTTGAAATCATGCCGTCATTTCGGGGATTAGGCCTGGGAAACAAGATTCTCAATGCTTTCATCGAGTTTTTAAAAGAAAGGAAGGCAATCGGGCTTCTGGACAATATTGTTCCCCGTGAGGACGCTGCATATGAGATTTACACCAGACTCGGATGGAAAGCTCTTTCGGATTTTGTCGGAAACGACATAATTAAAGAATGGCAAAATTATATGGTTTTCGTGCCGGAGACTGTTGTATCACACAGCCTCAAGGATCATTTGATCCGGATTCTCTTTAACCTCAAAAAAAAGAAGGCCTTTATTAACATGCATGATAACGAGGATATGGTAAAGAGGACGATTGAGGAGTTTCATGCCGTCTATGAGACTTTGACAAAGCTTTTCAATGAGGAGCTTGAATCAGGGGTTTCAACCCCTCTCATGCGTTTCATGTTTACACGGTTTACAACAAAGTTCCTGGGCTTTCAAAGACGAATAACATCGCTTATCGGTTACACCGGCGGAGAATCTCTCGGGCAGATCTCCTTCCCCGACAATATCAGGAACCTTTCCATCCAGCCTTATTCTCAATGGCAACTTGATGAAGAGGACGCTGGCATATGGGGCGATGAAGGTGCTCTACGAAGTCTGCCGGGCAAATTGAAAGAAGAGCCCACGTATTTTATTGAAAGTCTTCCCTTTTACCGGAGACCTTATTTGTATAATTACCGGGAAAACATGAAGATTTGGCCGCAGCAAGCGTTGAAGATATCCGACCTCCTCAGCCTTGGTTTCGATCCTTCAAGATTGAAAGAATTTCGCCACAAAGGACAAAATTATATATTTGAGAGGATATCCCCCATTTTCTTTTCTTCCATTGTCAGACAAAGAACATTCTTGAGGAAAATCGAGAAATCCCTGTCAGGACTGAGTATCCGCGGGACAACAATCAGGATCAATCCTATTCTCCTCATCTTTCGAGACAGCGGGAATATCTATGTTTTGCGAAAGCAAGTGGAAGGAATACATTCACAGGAGGCCCTTGATCAGATAAAGACAATACCGTATTTAAAGGAAATAAATCGCGGCATCAACATTGATAGTGTTATAGTCAATACAATAAAAGATACAAGAGACTGGCTCAGGAAGAAATTCCATTCAGGTTTCACACAGGAAATAGAAGATTTGACCTACTTTGTTCCGTGGGACATTGAAAATAACCTTTCAAAGGTGCATGTTCATGTTTCCGGCGTTTCTTTGGGTACATTATGGATCGCATAA
- a CDS encoding acyltransferase, producing MRAGFYQFEPVFGEKERNIEKVLNILKDVNADLIVLPELFATGYQFVSHDEVDRLSEQIPHGYTTEMLAGLSRSKGMYIVAGLPEKHGEKFFNSAILTGPEGYIGVYRKTHLFFEEKLWFTPGDTGFDVFNTAIGQIGIMICFDWIFPESMRTLALKGAEMVAHPSNLVLPYCPNAMPTRCLENRVYAVTANRIGAESRKEGQTFKFIGTSQIISPDSTIYAKAPENEESLEIVDIVLEKARDKSLNPFNDIFLDRRPGMYRNA from the coding sequence ATGAGAGCCGGGTTTTACCAGTTCGAGCCTGTTTTCGGGGAAAAAGAGAGAAACATTGAAAAGGTCTTAAATATCCTCAAGGATGTTAATGCTGACCTTATTGTGCTGCCGGAACTTTTTGCCACCGGCTATCAATTCGTCTCGCATGATGAAGTTGACCGACTTTCAGAACAAATACCTCATGGTTATACTACAGAAATGCTGGCCGGGCTATCCCGCAGCAAGGGCATGTATATTGTAGCAGGGCTTCCGGAAAAACATGGAGAGAAATTTTTCAATTCGGCCATTCTGACCGGACCTGAAGGATATATCGGGGTCTATCGTAAAACACATCTCTTTTTCGAGGAGAAGCTCTGGTTCACCCCCGGTGATACCGGTTTCGATGTCTTTAATACAGCCATAGGCCAGATCGGCATTATGATCTGCTTTGACTGGATATTCCCTGAATCAATGAGGACTCTTGCACTCAAAGGTGCAGAAATGGTGGCACATCCGTCCAATCTTGTTTTGCCATACTGTCCCAACGCTATGCCTACCCGATGTCTGGAGAACAGGGTTTACGCTGTAACAGCAAACAGAATAGGTGCAGAGAGCAGGAAGGAAGGGCAAACATTTAAGTTTATCGGCACAAGTCAGATAATTTCACCGGACAGCACTATATACGCTAAAGCCCCGGAAAATGAAGAGTCCCTGGAAATAGTGGACATTGTCCTGGAAAAAGCAAGAGACAAATCTCTGAATCCCTTTAATGATATTTTTCTCGATAGAAGACCCGGAATGTACCGGAATGCCTGA
- a CDS encoding succinate dehydrogenase/fumarate reductase iron-sulfur subunit, protein MITANEYTFKILRYDMKQPEVRPHFSSYRIKVISGLTVLMTLLRIRDEIDGTLSFRSSCRSAVCGSCAMVINGKIDLSCRSQVASFGDSTIILEPLPNLDIIKDLVVDMTPFWNMYEKVNPYIIRKSSEPEKEIHQSEDERKRIDQNVNCILCASCYGACPVLSRDPDYMGPAALAKIERFILDSRDERPLQSLEGINNEKGVWGCDTMLRCIDACPKDVRPIDSIVGLRKTLLKYKAKKIFGMTIK, encoded by the coding sequence TTGATTACTGCCAACGAATATACATTCAAAATTCTCCGATATGATATGAAACAGCCTGAAGTCCGGCCTCATTTTAGTTCGTACCGCATTAAGGTTATATCCGGTCTTACTGTGCTCATGACACTTTTGCGCATCAGGGACGAAATTGACGGCACGCTTTCATTCAGATCGTCATGCAGATCAGCGGTCTGCGGCTCCTGCGCGATGGTAATCAACGGCAAGATTGATCTTTCCTGCAGGTCCCAGGTTGCTTCCTTCGGCGACAGCACAATTATTCTTGAACCCCTCCCAAATCTAGATATTATCAAAGACCTTGTTGTTGACATGACCCCTTTCTGGAATATGTACGAAAAGGTTAACCCATATATAATAAGAAAAAGTTCTGAACCGGAAAAAGAGATACATCAAAGCGAAGACGAAAGGAAACGTATAGACCAGAATGTTAATTGCATCCTATGTGCATCTTGTTATGGGGCATGTCCGGTACTTTCAAGAGACCCTGATTATATGGGTCCTGCTGCCCTTGCAAAGATCGAACGGTTTATTCTCGACTCCAGAGACGAAAGGCCACTGCAATCCCTCGAAGGAATAAACAATGAAAAAGGAGTATGGGGATGTGATACAATGCTTCGCTGTATCGATGCATGTCCGAAAGATGTAAGACCCATAGACTCTATTGTGGGTTTAAGAAAAACACTTTTGAAGTACAAGGCAAAAAAGATTTTCGGGATGACAATAAAATGA
- a CDS encoding cytochrome b N-terminal domain-containing protein: MSYQRVKNRFKDLCKEIEVFAKKKTGGIALFLFIIQFITGMVLSFYYIPYFEQAHKSILDIVTKLNMGCFFRSIHHWGAQLIMAALFIHTFSILLLKSYRRPKHLLWLSGFILLGISIFFGLSGYLLVWDERAFAAVKVATGGAGSIPIAGVFIKSFLRGGIDVTGETLTRFHAFHVSILPIIAILLICIHILLVQYRVTSMPFSLKKRTKQTPFFPYRFYKYLIICLIVLGIVVTLATLFPPEIGKNADPLAPAPENIKPEWYFLFLFQTLKLFPGEILGLNGEMIAVTIISCGIFFLFLIPFFDKRAVQGIRNTVFTWIGIAYTLYFIVMTVMGFLS, encoded by the coding sequence TTGAGTTATCAAAGGGTTAAAAACAGGTTTAAAGATTTGTGTAAAGAGATCGAGGTTTTTGCTAAAAAGAAAACAGGCGGCATCGCCTTGTTCCTTTTTATTATTCAGTTTATAACCGGAATGGTTCTGTCATTCTATTACATACCCTATTTTGAGCAGGCACATAAAAGCATCCTGGACATTGTTACAAAATTAAATATGGGGTGTTTCTTCCGTTCGATACATCATTGGGGAGCTCAATTGATTATGGCAGCCCTGTTTATACATACATTCAGCATACTGCTCTTAAAATCTTACAGAAGACCAAAACATTTATTGTGGCTTTCGGGCTTTATTCTTCTTGGTATATCTATCTTTTTCGGTTTAAGCGGCTACCTTTTGGTATGGGATGAAAGGGCCTTTGCAGCAGTGAAGGTTGCAACAGGCGGAGCCGGTAGTATCCCTATTGCAGGGGTTTTTATCAAATCCTTTTTAAGAGGAGGAATTGACGTAACCGGTGAGACTTTGACTCGTTTTCATGCATTCCATGTATCTATCCTTCCAATTATCGCAATTTTATTAATATGCATACATATACTTCTCGTTCAATATCGCGTAACAAGTATGCCGTTTTCTCTCAAAAAAAGAACAAAGCAAACGCCCTTCTTTCCTTATAGGTTCTATAAATATCTTATAATCTGTCTTATAGTATTGGGAATAGTCGTAACTCTGGCAACACTTTTCCCTCCGGAAATAGGCAAAAATGCAGATCCCCTTGCGCCTGCACCAGAAAACATTAAACCCGAATGGTACTTTCTGTTCCTGTTTCAGACTTTAAAACTCTTCCCAGGAGAAATTCTGGGATTGAACGGCGAGATGATCGCAGTTACCATTATTTCCTGTGGAATTTTTTTCTTATTTCTCATACCATTCTTTGACAAAAGAGCAGTGCAGGGCATAAGAAATACAGTATTTACCTGGATTGGAATTGCATATACACTTTATTTTATTGTCATGACAGTCATGGGCTTTCTGAGTTAG
- a CDS encoding Rieske (2Fe-2S) protein: MRIDYSLLTRRTFLNTLLGGWFIAFFSGVIYALIKFAFPTLGKEPDFVVLNANDFLDIPPNSVKPFAWGGKVGLFFKKADGATTALKGLCTHMECNITYKQEDRKFYCACHEGWYDENGKNIKGPPPKPLEFFNIRTEGKSIIVFRKGTKVELSKG, encoded by the coding sequence ATGAGGATTGATTATTCATTATTGACACGAAGGACATTTCTCAATACTCTCCTTGGCGGATGGTTCATCGCCTTCTTTTCAGGGGTTATCTATGCGCTTATAAAGTTTGCCTTTCCCACCCTCGGAAAAGAACCTGATTTCGTGGTGCTCAACGCCAATGACTTCTTAGATATACCGCCAAACTCAGTAAAACCATTTGCATGGGGAGGGAAGGTCGGGCTTTTTTTTAAAAAGGCAGACGGGGCTACAACAGCCCTGAAGGGTTTGTGCACACATATGGAATGCAATATCACATATAAGCAGGAAGACAGGAAATTCTATTGCGCATGTCATGAAGGCTGGTATGACGAAAATGGCAAAAATATCAAAGGGCCTCCGCCAAAACCACTTGAATTTTTTAATATCAGAACTGAAGGTAAAAGTATCATCGTTTTTAGAAAGGGGACAAAGGTTGAGTTATCAAAGGGTTAA
- a CDS encoding NAD-dependent deacylase, whose product MEDKIQQIAEWIISSKRIVVFVGAGLSTESGIPDFRSPGGVWDRYDPEDFYFQNFISKETSREKYWDMATEMYNSMKDALPNAGHLAISEMERLGKLDCLITQNIDGLHFKAGNSTEKVLELHGTAMHVACLSCHKRYDRDDIQARRAKEGKTPGCDVCGSLLKPATISFGQSMPEQETAEAYRRSETCDLFIVIGSSLVVQPAAYMPVTAKHTGAGLVIINRDETACDNLADIIINGPAGPTMAAIVERMKRLIG is encoded by the coding sequence ATGGAAGATAAAATTCAACAGATAGCTGAATGGATCATAAGTTCGAAGCGTATTGTTGTTTTTGTGGGTGCAGGTCTTAGTACAGAATCGGGCATCCCGGATTTCAGGAGCCCAGGAGGCGTATGGGATAGATACGACCCTGAGGACTTTTATTTCCAGAACTTTATTTCTAAAGAAACATCGCGTGAAAAATACTGGGATATGGCAACCGAGATGTATAATTCCATGAAAGATGCATTACCCAATGCAGGTCATCTTGCTATCTCAGAAATGGAAAGGCTGGGCAAGCTTGACTGTTTGATCACGCAGAATATTGATGGACTTCACTTTAAAGCAGGCAATTCCACAGAAAAAGTATTGGAGCTGCATGGGACGGCTATGCACGTTGCCTGCTTGAGTTGTCACAAAAGATATGATCGCGACGATATTCAGGCCAGACGCGCAAAAGAAGGAAAAACTCCCGGTTGTGATGTCTGTGGGAGCCTTCTCAAACCTGCAACCATCTCTTTTGGCCAGTCCATGCCTGAGCAGGAAACAGCGGAGGCTTACAGACGGTCGGAAACATGTGATCTTTTCATTGTCATCGGATCGTCTCTTGTTGTACAGCCTGCTGCCTATATGCCGGTCACAGCAAAACATACAGGAGCCGGACTTGTAATTATAAATCGGGATGAAACGGCCTGTGACAACCTGGCCGACATAATTA
- the selD gene encoding selenide, water dikinase SelD, which produces MGPADLANILCGIEIPEDNNVLVGIEGFEDAGVYKITDDIAIVQTIDFFTPIVNDPYWFGQIAAANAMSDIYAMGAIPKTALNMVCFSLKQFDISVLKEILRGGIDKVRESGASLLGGHSVDDVETKYGLSVTGIIHPDKIIKNEGAIPGDCLVITKPLGTGILNTGIKGNALSEDSIQNLINVMAALNKKASEAMLSVRTHAATDVTGFGLAGHLKEMIKENTGVELFADKIPYFQEAAELSQSGFVPGGLYRNRDYYKEHVTGNNEGFLYDILFDPQTSGGLLMAIHPEDIRKFEETAVNIKLDYWIIGRFTGEPKGKILLI; this is translated from the coding sequence ATAGGTCCGGCGGACCTTGCAAACATATTATGCGGAATTGAGATACCGGAGGACAACAATGTCCTTGTAGGTATTGAAGGTTTCGAAGACGCAGGGGTCTATAAAATCACTGACGATATTGCTATTGTCCAGACAATAGACTTCTTTACTCCCATAGTCAACGACCCGTACTGGTTTGGACAGATTGCGGCTGCAAACGCTATGAGTGATATTTACGCAATGGGCGCAATACCGAAGACAGCGTTGAATATGGTCTGCTTTTCTCTGAAACAGTTCGATATAAGCGTCCTGAAAGAAATACTGCGGGGTGGTATTGATAAAGTACGGGAGTCAGGCGCAAGCCTTCTGGGTGGCCACAGCGTTGATGATGTTGAAACAAAATACGGTCTTTCAGTTACAGGTATAATACACCCGGATAAAATTATAAAGAATGAAGGCGCAATACCCGGAGATTGCCTTGTAATCACAAAACCACTCGGTACTGGCATCCTTAACACAGGCATTAAAGGCAATGCCTTAAGTGAGGATTCAATACAAAATCTCATCAATGTAATGGCTGCTTTAAATAAAAAGGCATCCGAAGCAATGTTGTCTGTCCGGACCCATGCAGCAACTGACGTAACAGGCTTTGGTCTTGCCGGACACCTGAAGGAGATGATCAAAGAGAATACAGGAGTGGAACTGTTTGCTGATAAAATCCCCTATTTTCAGGAGGCTGCAGAGCTTTCGCAATCAGGTTTTGTCCCAGGCGGCTTATACAGGAACAGGGATTATTACAAAGAACATGTAACAGGCAATAACGAAGGCTTTCTGTATGACATTTTGTTTGATCCTCAAACATCGGGAGGGTTGTTAATGGCAATACATCCCGAGGATATCCGTAAATTTGAAGAAACAGCTGTAAATATAAAATTGGATTACTGGATTATAGGCCGGTTTACAGGCGAACCAAAAGGAAAAATCCTGCTTATCTGA